The Aequorivita sublithincola DSM 14238 genome window below encodes:
- the katG gene encoding catalase/peroxidase HPI: protein MENGKDKNFHKNGNPSGNTSDVWEINDDSAAQCPYFGNTQQQVAGGGPTNSEWWPNSLRLNVLRQQSSKSNPMDKDFDYKKEFEKLDYNALKKDLVHLMTDSQDWWPADYGHYGGLFIRMAWHSAGTYRVTDGRGGGNSANQRFAPLNSWPDNGNLDKARLLLWPIKQKYGRKISWADLLQLAGNCALESMGFKTFGFGAGRLDVWEPEQDVYWGSETQWLGNDKRYEDGHLEKPLAAAHMGLIYVNPEGPNGVPDPLGSAHDIRETFGRMAMDDYETVALIAGGHTFGKAHGAGDAEKYVDSEPAGAGIEHQSKGWISSYKSGFGDDTITSGLEGAWTPTPDKWDHEYFRVLLDYDWEKTKSPAGAHQWKPTAASNAFKAPMAHDPSKTQDLMMTTADIALKMDPAYLKISKHFRDNPEEFEDAFARGWYKLTHRDMGPISRYWGPEVPSEELLWQDPIPEVNHSLINDEDIASLKKTILGSGLSISELVSTAWASASTYRGSDMRGGANGGRIRLEPQKNWEVNNPSQLSKVLRKLESIQNDFNNNQSGDKKVSMADLIVLGGCAAIEKAAKDAGQNVTVPFIPGRGDASQEQTDVDSFRHLEPVADGFRNYLKTEQHASFEELLVDKSQLLTLTVPEMTALVGGMRVLKTNYDGSDHGVFTDKPETLTNDFFVNLLDLGTTWKAIGNDDRVFEGRHRASNTFKWTGTRADLIFGSNSELRAIAEVYACEDSKEKFVKDFVTAWSKVMNLDRFDLK from the coding sequence ATGGAAAACGGTAAAGACAAAAATTTTCACAAAAACGGAAATCCAAGTGGAAACACAAGTGATGTTTGGGAAATAAACGATGATAGCGCAGCACAATGCCCCTATTTCGGGAACACGCAACAACAGGTTGCCGGAGGTGGGCCAACCAACAGCGAATGGTGGCCAAATAGTTTACGATTGAATGTCCTGCGACAACAAAGTTCAAAATCGAATCCTATGGACAAAGATTTTGATTACAAAAAAGAATTTGAAAAGCTCGATTATAATGCTTTGAAAAAAGATCTGGTTCATTTAATGACAGATTCACAAGATTGGTGGCCTGCAGATTATGGTCATTACGGTGGGTTATTCATAAGAATGGCGTGGCATAGTGCCGGAACGTATCGAGTTACAGACGGCCGTGGTGGCGGAAATTCTGCCAATCAGCGTTTCGCACCTCTTAACAGTTGGCCAGATAACGGAAACCTTGATAAGGCCAGATTGCTGCTTTGGCCGATTAAACAGAAATATGGCAGAAAGATCTCTTGGGCAGATTTACTACAACTCGCCGGAAACTGCGCTTTAGAATCTATGGGTTTTAAAACATTCGGTTTTGGCGCGGGTCGACTGGACGTTTGGGAACCGGAGCAAGATGTTTACTGGGGTTCGGAAACGCAATGGCTTGGCAACGACAAAAGATATGAAGATGGACATCTTGAAAAACCATTAGCAGCAGCTCATATGGGCTTAATTTATGTAAATCCAGAAGGTCCCAACGGAGTACCAGATCCATTAGGCTCCGCTCACGATATTCGTGAAACTTTTGGTAGAATGGCTATGGACGATTATGAAACTGTGGCGTTGATTGCCGGAGGTCACACTTTTGGAAAAGCACACGGAGCTGGAGATGCTGAAAAATATGTAGATTCTGAACCAGCGGGTGCAGGCATAGAGCACCAGAGTAAAGGTTGGATTAGTAGTTATAAATCTGGCTTCGGCGACGATACAATTACCAGTGGTCTTGAAGGAGCTTGGACGCCCACTCCAGATAAATGGGATCACGAATACTTTAGGGTTTTGTTGGATTACGATTGGGAAAAAACCAAAAGCCCAGCTGGAGCTCACCAATGGAAACCAACTGCCGCTTCAAACGCATTCAAGGCGCCTATGGCTCACGACCCATCTAAAACCCAGGATCTGATGATGACCACTGCTGATATTGCGTTGAAAATGGATCCAGCCTATTTAAAAATATCAAAACATTTCCGGGATAATCCTGAGGAATTCGAAGATGCATTCGCACGAGGCTGGTATAAGTTAACACATAGAGATATGGGGCCAATTTCCCGCTATTGGGGACCTGAGGTACCAAGTGAAGAACTGCTTTGGCAAGATCCAATTCCCGAAGTAAACCATTCCTTAATTAATGATGAGGATATTGCTTCCCTTAAGAAAACAATTCTTGGTTCAGGTTTATCGATTTCCGAATTAGTTTCCACAGCTTGGGCTTCAGCGTCAACTTATCGCGGTTCAGATATGCGCGGTGGAGCAAACGGTGGAAGAATTCGTTTAGAACCGCAGAAAAATTGGGAGGTTAACAATCCTTCGCAGTTATCAAAAGTTTTGAGGAAACTTGAATCAATTCAAAATGACTTCAACAATAATCAAAGCGGCGATAAAAAAGTTTCAATGGCAGATTTAATCGTTCTTGGCGGTTGCGCAGCTATTGAAAAAGCGGCCAAAGATGCTGGACAAAATGTAACCGTTCCTTTTATACCTGGAAGAGGTGACGCATCTCAAGAACAGACTGATGTAGATTCTTTCAGACATTTGGAGCCAGTTGCGGATGGTTTCAGAAATTATTTAAAGACTGAACAACACGCTTCTTTTGAAGAATTATTGGTGGATAAATCACAGTTATTAACGCTTACTGTTCCAGAAATGACAGCACTTGTTGGCGGAATGCGCGTTTTGAAAACAAACTATGATGGATCAGATCACGGTGTATTTACAGATAAACCCGAAACTTTAACCAATGATTTCTTCGTAAATCTTCTCGATTTGGGAACTACATGGAAAGCCATTGGGAATGACGATCGAGTTTTCGAAGGACGCCATCGCGCAAGTAATACCTTTAAATGGACAGGTACAAGAGCAGATTTAATTTTCGGCTCCAACTCAGAGCTTCGGGCAATTGCGGAAGTTTATGCCTGCGAAGATTCCAAAGAAAAATTTGTTAAAGATTTTGTTACAGCTTGGAGCAAAGTGATGAATTTGGATCGCTTTGATTTGAAATAA